Proteins from a single region of Sneathiella aquimaris:
- a CDS encoding HU family DNA-binding protein — MPTDNTVIECLLHNYGYDAADDNAVEQFFNSMETSFTEEGVDKIGEFLLAAESGNANLDEMVKALPAKAPSPSAPTAHPLTKADLATSVAKKNGMTIKDARRVVDTALETITHALTEGQAVRLTGFGTFTVAQNREITTVVGADLPPARGKGADLQFKAGKNLKQAVTSRN; from the coding sequence ATGCCAACCGATAACACAGTAATAGAGTGCCTGCTTCACAATTATGGATATGATGCCGCTGATGACAATGCGGTAGAGCAGTTTTTTAATTCGATGGAAACGAGCTTCACGGAAGAAGGCGTCGACAAAATCGGTGAATTTCTGCTGGCAGCAGAAAGCGGCAACGCTAATCTTGACGAGATGGTCAAGGCATTGCCGGCAAAAGCGCCGTCTCCCTCTGCGCCGACCGCCCATCCCTTGACCAAAGCAGACCTTGCAACAAGTGTTGCTAAAAAAAACGGTATGACAATTAAAGATGCCCGACGCGTTGTCGATACGGCTCTTGAAACCATCACCCATGCGTTGACGGAAGGACAGGCTGTCCGCCTGACAGGCTTTGGCACCTTTACTGTTGCCCAAAACCGTGAGATCACGACAGTGGTTGGAGCAGATCTGCCCCCTGCCCGAGGGAAAGGCGCAGACCTCCAGTTCAAAGCCGGAAAAAATCTGAAACAGGCCGTTACTTCCCGTAACTAA
- a CDS encoding HesB/IscA family protein gives MSNAQIMTLTDKAAERVRALIAQNNQEILGLRIGITNTGCNGLSYTMDYATDERQDDAIIDSGDFKLLINKDAIEFVDGTEMDWLEEGLQSRFTFENPNEKGRCGCGSSFHV, from the coding sequence ATGAGTAACGCACAGATTATGACATTAACCGACAAAGCTGCCGAACGTGTTCGCGCTTTGATCGCTCAAAACAATCAGGAAATCCTTGGACTGCGCATTGGTATAACCAATACCGGCTGCAATGGCCTGAGTTATACAATGGATTATGCAACAGATGAGCGGCAGGATGATGCGATCATAGATAGTGGCGATTTCAAACTGTTGATTAACAAGGACGCCATTGAATTTGTCGATGGGACTGAGATGGATTGGCTGGAAGAAGGCTTGCAGTCCCGTTTCACTTTTGAAAATCCGAATGAAAAAGGCCGCTGTGGTTGTGGCTCATCCTTCCACGTGTAA
- a CDS encoding gamma-glutamylcyclotransferase family protein translates to MTDTYIFVYGTLRKDSPQAMARLLVANSAFLGPAQMKGMLYDLGRYPGMVRLSDAGRNTSSFVNGELFHVLDPDTVLPALDYYEECGDNFSQPTLYVREKETVFFNGNHTVQAWVYLYNRDITGFHYIESGDYLSYLTDKSGTG, encoded by the coding sequence ATGACGGACACTTATATTTTTGTCTATGGGACGCTGAGGAAAGACAGTCCGCAGGCGATGGCGCGATTACTGGTTGCCAATAGCGCGTTTCTGGGGCCGGCACAGATGAAAGGAATGCTGTACGATTTGGGGCGTTACCCGGGTATGGTTCGCCTCTCCGACGCTGGCAGAAATACCTCTTCGTTTGTGAACGGGGAACTATTTCACGTGTTGGACCCGGACACTGTTTTACCAGCACTGGATTATTATGAAGAATGTGGGGACAATTTTTCTCAGCCTACGCTGTATGTTCGCGAGAAGGAAACCGTCTTTTTTAATGGCAATCATACCGTTCAGGCGTGGGTCTATCTGTATAACCGAGACATCACGGGTTTTCATTACATAGAAAGTGGTGACTATCTGTCCTATCTGACTGACAAAAGCGGGACGGGTTAG
- a CDS encoding DUF169 domain-containing protein, with protein MSDILQGHYDWDKILDGLTRYLRIRATPIGMKLFETVEEMEAVPRIRRPNSIHTADQIVGQACRLGWTVGATAEDFVGSQCGAVLGLHPQDEEWKKGERYVGVWWESEEDTRKHQEAMTVVPSGQYKAMAVSPLASGRLDPPDICMIYATPAQMILFINGLQWAGYKKLDFSCVGESSCADSWGRALSTGEPSLSLPCFAERRYGGVMEDELLMALPPAYLPGVIEGLAKLDKNGLRYPIPPYGIQNDARAGLGVSYGK; from the coding sequence ATGAGCGACATTCTTCAAGGCCATTACGACTGGGACAAAATTCTGGATGGATTAACCCGGTATTTGCGTATTCGGGCAACGCCCATCGGGATGAAACTGTTTGAGACAGTTGAAGAAATGGAAGCTGTTCCGCGTATTCGCCGTCCGAACTCTATCCATACAGCCGATCAGATCGTCGGGCAGGCGTGCCGTCTTGGATGGACCGTCGGCGCGACCGCCGAGGATTTTGTAGGCTCTCAATGCGGCGCGGTTTTGGGCCTGCATCCACAAGATGAAGAGTGGAAGAAAGGCGAGCGCTATGTCGGGGTCTGGTGGGAAAGCGAAGAAGACACCAGAAAACATCAGGAAGCGATGACGGTTGTTCCGTCCGGCCAATATAAGGCCATGGCAGTGTCGCCTTTGGCTTCTGGCCGGCTTGACCCACCTGATATCTGTATGATTTATGCAACGCCAGCCCAGATGATCTTGTTCATCAATGGCTTGCAGTGGGCGGGGTATAAGAAGCTCGACTTTTCCTGTGTGGGCGAAAGTTCCTGTGCGGATAGTTGGGGCCGGGCTTTGTCAACGGGCGAGCCCAGCCTTTCCTTGCCCTGTTTTGCTGAACGTCGGTATGGCGGCGTTATGGAAGACGAATTGCTGATGGCGCTGCCCCCCGCGTATCTTCCGGGTGTCATAGAAGGACTTGCGAAACTGGACAAAAACGGACTGCGCTACCCGATACCGCCTTATGGTATTCAGAATGATGCGCGAGCTGGCTTAGGTGTTAGTTACGGGAAGTAA
- the sufB gene encoding Fe-S cluster assembly protein SufB has product MAISQETVEQVASVSEKYKYGFISDIEADTAPKGLNEDIVRFISAKKEEPEWLLEWRLKAYRHWLTMEEPTWAKVDYPEIDYQDIYYYSAPKTKDKPKSLDEVDPELLEVYAKLGIPLKEQEVLAGVEGAANVAVDAVFDSVSVATTFRERLEKEGVIFCPISEAVKNHPELVKKYIGSVVPYTDNYFTALNSAVFTDGSFCYIPKGVRCPMELSTYFRINAAQTGQFERTLIIADDESYVSYLEGCTAPMRDENQLHAAVVELVIMDNAEIKYSTVQNWYPGDENGVGGIYNFVTKRAACRGVNAKVSWTQVETGSAITWKYPSCILQGDNSVGEFYSIAITNNLQQADTGTKMIHLGKNTSSTIISKGISAGRAQSTYRGLVRMGRKAENARNHTVCDSLLIGDKCGAHTVPYIENQSRTAKIEHEATTSKVSEEQLFYCQQRGLSEEESMALIVNGFCKEVLQKLPMEFAVEAQKLVGISLEGSVG; this is encoded by the coding sequence ATGGCTATTAGCCAAGAAACTGTTGAACAGGTCGCCTCTGTCTCTGAAAAATACAAATACGGATTTATCAGTGACATTGAAGCAGATACGGCACCTAAAGGATTGAACGAAGATATCGTTCGTTTTATTTCAGCCAAGAAAGAAGAGCCTGAATGGCTTCTGGAATGGCGTTTGAAGGCCTATCGGCACTGGCTGACAATGGAAGAGCCTACCTGGGCTAAAGTCGATTATCCTGAAATCGATTATCAGGATATCTATTACTATTCAGCGCCCAAAACGAAGGATAAACCGAAAAGCCTGGATGAAGTAGATCCAGAGTTGCTGGAAGTTTATGCAAAACTGGGTATTCCTCTGAAAGAACAGGAAGTTTTAGCGGGCGTTGAAGGCGCTGCCAATGTGGCGGTTGATGCAGTTTTTGACAGTGTTTCTGTGGCCACGACTTTCAGGGAACGCCTTGAAAAAGAAGGCGTGATTTTCTGCCCGATCTCTGAGGCGGTTAAAAACCATCCGGAGTTGGTGAAGAAATATATTGGCTCTGTCGTTCCTTATACGGATAACTATTTCACCGCCCTGAATTCTGCTGTCTTTACCGATGGTTCTTTCTGCTACATACCAAAAGGCGTTCGCTGTCCGATGGAATTGAGCACCTATTTCAGGATCAATGCGGCGCAGACCGGTCAGTTTGAACGAACCCTTATCATAGCTGACGATGAAAGCTATGTAAGTTATCTGGAAGGATGTACCGCCCCGATGCGGGACGAAAACCAGTTGCATGCAGCGGTGGTTGAACTGGTCATTATGGACAACGCCGAAATCAAATACTCGACGGTCCAGAACTGGTATCCGGGCGATGAAAACGGTGTTGGCGGGATTTACAACTTCGTGACAAAACGGGCTGCCTGCCGGGGCGTGAATGCCAAAGTGTCCTGGACACAGGTTGAAACGGGGTCGGCAATTACGTGGAAATACCCATCCTGCATTCTGCAGGGCGATAATTCTGTTGGCGAATTTTATTCGATTGCGATAACAAACAATCTTCAACAGGCGGATACCGGGACAAAAATGATCCATCTAGGTAAAAACACGTCCAGCACGATCATTTCCAAAGGCATTTCCGCTGGTCGCGCACAAAGCACCTACCGCGGACTGGTGCGTATGGGGCGCAAGGCAGAAAACGCCCGTAACCACACCGTTTGTGACAGCCTTTTGATCGGTGATAAATGCGGTGCCCATACGGTGCCCTATATCGAAAACCAAAGCCGTACAGCCAAGATTGAACATGAGGCGACAACCTCAAAGGTTAGTGAAGAACAACTTTTTTACTGTCAGCAGCGCGGACTTTCAGAAGAAGAAAGCATGGCACTTATCGTCAATGGTTTTTGTAAGGAAGTCCTGCAGAAACTGCCGATGGAATTTGCAGTAGAAGCACAGAAACTGGTTGGCATTAGCCTCGAAGGCAGTGTCGGGTAA
- a CDS encoding SUF system Fe-S cluster assembly regulator, giving the protein MIKLSKMTDYGVVIMSEMARIEGRILTAPDLSLYTGLKVPTAAKILRALAKSSLLTSIRGAHGGYRLDRRPDQISIAEIVRVLEGPVAVTSCVDESHDDCSVETCCPMRGGWEKINRAINTAMEEVTLADMCQDSQKPFTPMVGAGSEPTATNLVSE; this is encoded by the coding sequence ATGATAAAACTGAGCAAAATGACAGATTACGGCGTTGTGATTATGTCAGAAATGGCCCGAATTGAAGGGCGAATTCTGACCGCACCTGATTTGTCTCTTTATACAGGACTGAAAGTACCGACTGCTGCAAAGATCTTGCGGGCACTCGCTAAAAGCAGTCTCCTCACCTCTATCAGAGGGGCCCATGGTGGATATCGTTTAGATAGACGTCCTGACCAGATTTCCATTGCTGAAATTGTTCGCGTTCTGGAAGGACCCGTTGCTGTAACGTCTTGTGTTGACGAAAGTCATGACGACTGCTCGGTGGAAACCTGCTGCCCCATGCGTGGCGGTTGGGAAAAAATTAATCGCGCTATTAACACAGCAATGGAAGAAGTAACCCTGGCCGATATGTGTCAGGACAGCCAAAAACCTTTTACCCCAATGGTCGGCGCTGGATCTGAGCCCACTGCCACCAATTTAGTATCGGAGTAA
- the sufD gene encoding Fe-S cluster assembly protein SufD: MKNLTPLAKQYIDQFDQAVTRMPGSDNRSVTALRKEGLTRFSGLDFPHKRIEEWRYTNLAALTKPSANDSQAAKQTFAPLHGEFASDCEMVFIDGQFSAEASSLSTLPEGVTLSNLASSLGTGAVFNLEQDENRALMALNTAYMQDGFSLHVDDGATPETVLVLTFRNSAKSDTGYHSRNLISLGKNASLTILERHEGDGAYFANPVTRISLAEGATLEHYKLQNESVDAFHLALIDSEIAKGANYTNFCLSTGGRISRNELKSTIIGEDAESHLNGAYLMRGSQHTDTTTLTEHTVPKNTSSQIYKGVLDDRSHGVFQGKIHISEDAQQVTGDQLSKALLLSDYAAVDCKPELEIFADDVKCSHGATSGELDEDALFYLQSRGISEERARKMLIEAFLGDVLETVKNQQVKEYFSTLSTHWLTTEQAKP; this comes from the coding sequence ATGAAAAACCTGACCCCCCTCGCAAAGCAGTATATCGATCAGTTTGATCAGGCTGTTACCCGGATGCCCGGATCGGATAATCGGAGTGTAACAGCGCTTCGAAAAGAAGGACTGACCCGGTTCTCCGGTTTGGACTTCCCGCATAAGCGCATTGAAGAATGGCGCTATACAAATCTCGCTGCCTTGACCAAACCATCTGCCAATGACAGTCAGGCCGCGAAACAGACATTCGCACCGCTTCACGGCGAATTTGCATCAGACTGTGAGATGGTTTTTATTGATGGCCAGTTTTCTGCGGAAGCAAGTTCTTTATCAACTCTGCCAGAGGGGGTTACCTTATCCAATCTGGCAAGCAGTTTGGGAACGGGGGCCGTATTTAATCTGGAACAAGATGAAAACCGGGCCCTTATGGCGCTTAATACAGCCTATATGCAGGACGGGTTTTCCCTGCATGTGGATGACGGCGCAACACCTGAAACCGTACTGGTTCTTACATTCCGCAACTCGGCAAAATCCGATACAGGCTATCATAGCCGGAACCTGATTTCGCTGGGCAAGAATGCATCGCTCACCATTTTGGAACGACATGAGGGTGACGGCGCGTATTTTGCCAATCCGGTCACCCGAATTTCCCTGGCCGAAGGGGCAACGCTGGAACATTACAAGCTACAGAATGAAAGCGTTGATGCCTTTCATCTGGCGTTAATTGACAGTGAAATTGCCAAAGGTGCGAACTACACTAATTTTTGCCTGTCCACAGGGGGCCGGATTTCCAGAAACGAGCTGAAAAGCACGATTATCGGGGAAGACGCGGAAAGCCATCTGAACGGCGCCTATCTGATGCGTGGCAGCCAACATACCGACACGACCACCCTGACTGAGCATACAGTTCCAAAAAACACCAGCAGCCAGATATATAAAGGGGTTCTGGACGACAGATCCCATGGTGTTTTTCAGGGTAAAATTCATATTTCTGAAGATGCCCAGCAAGTGACGGGCGATCAGTTAAGCAAGGCACTTTTGTTGTCTGATTACGCGGCGGTAGATTGTAAACCTGAACTTGAGATTTTTGCAGATGATGTGAAATGCAGTCATGGAGCAACATCGGGCGAATTGGATGAGGATGCCCTCTTTTACCTCCAATCGCGCGGAATTTCTGAGGAACGCGCCCGGAAAATGTTGATTGAGGCCTTTTTGGGAGATGTTCTGGAGACTGTTAAGAACCAACAGGTCAAAGAATATTTTTCAACCCTTTCAACACATTGGCTCACAACAGAACAGGCAAAGCCATGA
- a CDS encoding SufS family cysteine desulfurase has protein sequence MTVFDVERIRQDFPIFSEKVHGKRLTFLDSGASAQKPQAVLDAVHDAYAKTYANVHRGVHHLSQQSTELYEGAREIVRSHMNATSLDEIIFTKNTTEAINLVAQSYGQLALKEGDEILLSYLEHHSNIVPWQLAAEKVGATVKAVPIDQNGEFLMEEYLKLLSPKTKIVAITHISNAIGTIVPVKEVIEAAHNMGIPVLLDGSQAMPHMKVDVQALDVDFYVFTGHKVFAPTGIGVLYAKNEWLEKMPPYQGGGDMINRVTFEKTTYATGHSKFEAGTPPIVQAIGLGAAINYVNAIGFDTIAAHEQKLLAYATDQLSQLNSVKIIGQAKQKAAIISFTMEGVHPHDIGTIVDQSGVAIRVGHHCAQPLMDFFDVPSTARASFALYNNRDDVDHLVQSIKTVQEFFG, from the coding sequence ATGACCGTATTTGACGTAGAAAGAATTCGTCAGGATTTTCCGATTTTTTCCGAAAAAGTGCATGGCAAACGCCTGACCTTTTTAGACAGCGGCGCGTCAGCTCAAAAACCTCAGGCTGTTCTGGACGCCGTTCATGATGCCTATGCCAAGACTTATGCCAATGTTCATCGGGGTGTTCATCATTTAAGCCAGCAATCGACTGAGTTATATGAAGGGGCACGGGAAATTGTCCGGTCCCACATGAACGCGACCAGTCTTGATGAAATCATCTTTACGAAGAACACCACAGAAGCCATCAATCTGGTCGCCCAGTCCTATGGTCAGCTTGCGCTAAAAGAAGGCGATGAAATCCTGCTTTCCTATCTGGAACACCATTCCAACATCGTTCCGTGGCAACTGGCCGCTGAAAAGGTTGGTGCAACCGTAAAAGCCGTTCCGATTGATCAGAATGGCGAATTTTTGATGGAGGAATATCTCAAGCTCCTTTCGCCAAAAACAAAAATTGTCGCCATCACGCATATCTCCAACGCGATCGGTACTATTGTACCGGTCAAAGAGGTAATCGAAGCCGCCCATAACATGGGTATTCCCGTCCTTCTGGATGGTTCGCAGGCGATGCCGCACATGAAAGTTGATGTCCAGGCGCTGGACGTGGACTTTTATGTCTTCACGGGCCACAAGGTTTTTGCCCCCACCGGCATTGGCGTTCTCTATGCTAAAAATGAATGGTTGGAAAAAATGCCTCCCTATCAGGGCGGCGGCGACATGATCAACCGGGTGACCTTTGAGAAAACAACATATGCAACGGGTCACAGCAAGTTTGAAGCCGGGACCCCCCCTATTGTGCAGGCTATCGGTCTTGGAGCCGCGATTAATTACGTCAACGCGATCGGATTTGATACAATTGCGGCGCATGAACAGAAGTTGTTGGCCTATGCAACAGATCAGCTTTCCCAACTAAATTCTGTCAAGATCATCGGGCAAGCCAAGCAAAAAGCAGCGATTATCTCATTTACAATGGAAGGGGTGCATCCACACGATATCGGGACGATTGTGGATCAAAGCGGCGTCGCCATTCGGGTGGGCCATCATTGCGCGCAACCGCTGATGGACTTTTTTGATGTCCCGTCTACGGCGCGCGCCTCTTTTGCATTGTATAACAATCGCGATGATGTGGATCATCTTGTCCAATCCATTAAAACAGTGCAGGAGTTTTTTGGATAA
- a CDS encoding SUF system Fe-S cluster assembly protein gives MTATTTIERPVATGPFVEGTTGSALEEPVIEALRTVFDPEIPVSIYDLGLIYVIDIDPSGNIYIGMTLTAPGCPVAGEIPIWVKDAVQPVDGVNTVEVEILWDPPWTPDHMSEAAKLDLGMF, from the coding sequence ATGACAGCCACAACAACCATTGAACGTCCAGTTGCAACAGGGCCTTTTGTTGAAGGGACGACCGGTTCTGCGTTGGAAGAACCGGTAATCGAGGCCCTTCGCACTGTTTTTGACCCGGAAATACCGGTCAGCATTTATGACTTGGGCCTGATTTACGTCATTGATATTGATCCGTCAGGCAATATCTATATTGGGATGACATTGACAGCGCCGGGATGCCCTGTCGCCGGTGAAATTCCGATTTGGGTAAAAGATGCTGTCCAACCCGTTGACGGAGTTAATACTGTTGAGGTGGAAATCTTGTGGGATCCGCCTTGGACACCTGACCACATGTCAGAGGCCGCAAAACTCGACCTTGGAATGTTTTAG
- a CDS encoding flavin-containing monooxygenase translates to MANQKAKGIEKTKHYDVLIVGAGISGIDAAYHLKNECPEKTFAIVENQESFGGTWRTHTYPGIRSDSDLFTFGYKWKPWSGTPIATAPEILKYLGEAIEEHGLEEHIQYSHQVKSAHWSSKDNLWTLVLLDKNADSLTEITCEFLWMCQGYYRHSKGYTPDFPGMENFKGDIIHPQNWPKNLDYSGKKVVVIGSGATAATLIPAMADTCEHITMLQRSPTYFFPAPNRNDLADTLRELDVKPEWIHEITRLKVLQDQKVVARRSFEEPEKLKQELIAGARHYLGPDFDVETHFTPSYRPWRQRLAFVPNGDLFSAINDGKASVVTDHIEQITENGISLKSGASLDADIIITATGFNLSVLGDIEFVIDGQELDFADTWAHRGIMFSGIPNMAWVFGYLRTSWTMRANLVSEFVCKLLKHMDEKGVKRVTPQLREEDKDMPKLPFVDEENFNAGYLMRNMHLMPKQGNRQPWIFSQDYYREKDEIPEADLEDGTLIYK, encoded by the coding sequence ATGGCGAACCAAAAAGCCAAGGGCATCGAAAAAACAAAACATTATGATGTATTGATCGTTGGGGCCGGGATCTCGGGGATTGATGCGGCGTATCATCTCAAGAATGAATGCCCCGAAAAGACCTTTGCTATTGTCGAAAATCAGGAAAGTTTTGGCGGAACCTGGCGGACGCATACCTATCCTGGTATTCGATCTGACAGCGATCTTTTCACGTTTGGGTACAAGTGGAAGCCCTGGTCCGGAACGCCAATTGCGACGGCACCGGAAATTCTTAAATATTTAGGCGAAGCGATAGAAGAGCATGGGCTGGAAGAGCATATCCAGTATTCCCATCAGGTGAAGTCTGCACATTGGTCCAGTAAGGATAACCTTTGGACATTGGTGCTGCTGGATAAGAACGCTGATTCGTTAACCGAGATTACCTGTGAATTTCTTTGGATGTGTCAGGGTTACTATCGTCATTCAAAAGGGTATACACCGGATTTCCCCGGTATGGAGAATTTCAAGGGTGATATTATTCATCCACAAAACTGGCCGAAAAACCTTGATTATTCAGGCAAGAAGGTGGTTGTCATCGGCTCAGGTGCCACCGCAGCAACACTTATTCCTGCCATGGCAGATACGTGCGAACACATCACAATGCTTCAACGGTCACCCACCTATTTCTTCCCGGCGCCCAATCGAAATGATCTGGCGGATACACTGCGGGAACTGGATGTGAAACCTGAATGGATACATGAGATTACGCGGTTAAAAGTACTTCAGGATCAGAAAGTTGTTGCCCGCCGTTCGTTTGAAGAACCAGAAAAACTCAAGCAAGAGCTGATTGCTGGTGCGCGACATTATCTGGGGCCAGACTTCGACGTGGAAACTCATTTTACGCCCAGTTATCGCCCATGGCGCCAGCGACTGGCATTTGTGCCTAATGGTGACCTGTTTTCTGCAATCAATGATGGGAAAGCCTCCGTCGTTACGGATCACATTGAACAAATAACAGAAAACGGGATTTCACTGAAGTCCGGGGCAAGCCTCGATGCGGATATTATTATTACGGCAACCGGGTTTAACCTGTCCGTGCTTGGGGATATCGAGTTTGTTATTGATGGACAGGAATTGGATTTTGCAGATACCTGGGCCCATCGCGGGATCATGTTTTCAGGGATCCCCAACATGGCGTGGGTGTTCGGGTACTTGCGGACCAGCTGGACCATGCGGGCCAATCTTGTGTCTGAATTCGTCTGTAAATTGCTGAAGCATATGGATGAAAAAGGGGTGAAGCGCGTTACACCTCAGTTGCGCGAAGAAGATAAGGATATGCCGAAACTCCCGTTTGTGGACGAGGAAAACTTCAACGCAGGCTATTTGATGCGCAACATGCATTTAATGCCCAAGCAGGGGAACCGTCAGCCGTGGATTTTCAGTCAGGATTATTACCGGGAAAAAGATGAAATCCCCGAAGCAGACCTGGAAGATGGCACTCTGATTTATAAATGA
- a CDS encoding LysE family translocator, translating into MSIELWVSFAVACFVLVSIPGPTVLLVVSYALGRGRQTAIATVPGVVLGDFTAMTVSLLGAGTIIAASATLFTALKIVGALYLVWLGIGLWREGGQLTAVAAEPTEKALGKMFWNSWLVTALNPKGIVFFIAFVPQFVDQSQPVLLQFAVLEGTFLFFAGLNVLLWALLAGKLRQQFQKPGLMKVIKRLGGSFLVGAGLLTAMVQRA; encoded by the coding sequence ATGTCAATCGAACTCTGGGTATCGTTTGCGGTTGCCTGTTTTGTCCTGGTGTCAATCCCGGGTCCGACAGTTTTGCTTGTTGTCAGCTATGCGTTAGGACGCGGCCGGCAAACCGCAATCGCGACGGTTCCGGGCGTTGTTCTTGGTGACTTTACAGCGATGACCGTCTCTCTCCTTGGGGCAGGTACCATTATCGCGGCCTCTGCCACCCTCTTTACCGCTTTAAAGATTGTTGGGGCGCTTTATCTTGTCTGGCTTGGCATTGGTCTTTGGCGCGAAGGGGGTCAACTAACCGCTGTTGCAGCCGAGCCAACCGAAAAGGCCCTTGGAAAGATGTTCTGGAATTCCTGGCTTGTGACGGCTCTTAACCCCAAAGGGATCGTATTTTTTATTGCTTTCGTGCCGCAGTTTGTTGATCAAAGTCAGCCTGTATTACTGCAATTTGCCGTGTTGGAGGGAACCTTTTTGTTCTTTGCCGGGTTGAATGTGTTGTTGTGGGCGTTACTGGCAGGCAAATTACGACAACAATTTCAAAAGCCCGGTTTAATGAAGGTTATTAAACGGCTGGGAGGCAGTTTTCTGGTCGGAGCCGGTCTTTTGACCGCAATGGTTCAGCGGGCATAA
- a CDS encoding SDR family oxidoreductase: protein MVYDSVFKNDLFSGQTHIVTGGGSGIGRCIAHELSSLGAKVVLTGRSQEKLDTVAAEIREDGGTVDTEAFDIRSEETVVEKVAAILNRNGPVHGLVNNAGGQFPALLEDISLKGWDAVIRTNLTGGFLMSRELVRQSMSDNGGNIVNIVADFWNSMPRMGHSGAARAGMSNFTKTAAVEWAHYGIRVNAVAPGTIASSGLDTYDEAAHQRLHKRKMMMPMKRYGTEAEVSGMVVFLLSPAANFISGETIRIDGAVPNMTNAYQVPDHEKSHPFNGFHRAVDPEFMSRKPDGDDGD, encoded by the coding sequence ATGGTTTATGACAGCGTCTTCAAAAACGATCTTTTTTCAGGACAAACCCATATTGTAACGGGTGGCGGCAGCGGGATCGGTCGCTGCATAGCGCATGAATTAAGCAGTCTAGGCGCCAAGGTGGTATTAACCGGACGCTCTCAGGAAAAACTGGACACGGTCGCCGCTGAAATCCGGGAAGATGGCGGAACGGTCGATACTGAGGCGTTTGATATTCGCTCTGAAGAGACGGTTGTTGAAAAAGTAGCCGCAATTTTGAACAGAAATGGCCCGGTTCATGGTCTGGTGAATAATGCAGGGGGTCAGTTTCCGGCTTTACTGGAAGATATCAGTCTTAAGGGGTGGGATGCCGTCATCCGGACAAATCTGACCGGTGGTTTTTTAATGAGTCGCGAGCTGGTCCGCCAATCCATGTCTGATAACGGGGGAAATATTGTCAATATAGTCGCCGATTTTTGGAATAGCATGCCGCGCATGGGCCATTCCGGTGCGGCACGGGCCGGGATGAGCAATTTTACCAAAACAGCGGCTGTAGAATGGGCGCATTATGGCATTCGTGTGAATGCCGTGGCGCCGGGAACAATCGCGTCTTCAGGACTTGATACCTATGACGAGGCGGCACATCAACGTCTTCACAAACGTAAGATGATGATGCCTATGAAACGATATGGAACAGAAGCCGAAGTTTCTGGAATGGTGGTATTTTTATTAAGCCCCGCCGCGAATTTTATTTCCGGCGAGACTATTCGGATTGATGGTGCTGTTCCCAATATGACAAATGCGTATCAAGTGCCTGACCATGAAAAGTCCCATCCATTTAACGGATTTCACAGGGCAGTCGATCCGGAATTTATGTCCCGGAAACCAGACGGGGACGACGGCGATTAA
- the sufU gene encoding Fe-S cluster assembly sulfur transfer protein SufU produces MSDSLKELYQEVILDHSKHPRNFGKPEHFSHEAHGYNPLCGDTVNVYMTLDEQNTIQEVSFDGKGCAISLASASLMTEILKGKTKDEALSLFDQFHKLVAADGTDLDAGEDTERLMVLAGVKQFPMRVKCATLSWHAMNSAFKGAAETTTE; encoded by the coding sequence ATGTCTGACAGTCTGAAAGAGCTGTATCAGGAAGTTATTCTGGACCATTCCAAGCATCCCAGAAACTTTGGAAAACCGGAACATTTCAGCCATGAAGCCCATGGATATAATCCACTTTGCGGCGATACAGTTAATGTTTACATGACGTTAGACGAACAAAACACCATTCAGGAAGTTTCTTTTGATGGGAAAGGATGTGCCATTTCTCTGGCCTCTGCCTCCCTGATGACGGAAATCCTAAAGGGCAAAACCAAAGACGAGGCCCTGTCGCTGTTTGACCAGTTTCATAAACTTGTCGCAGCTGACGGGACGGACTTGGATGCTGGCGAGGATACCGAAAGGCTTATGGTACTGGCAGGTGTAAAACAATTTCCGATGCGTGTAAAATGCGCAACCCTATCCTGGCATGCCATGAATTCCGCGTTTAAAGGCGCGGCAGAAACGACAACGGAGTAA